The stretch of DNA AGACCGACGATTTCCCCCTTTTTCACGTCGAAGGAGATGCCGTCCACCGCACGGACGACGCCCTCCTCCGTGAAGAACTGTGTCTTCAGATTATCGACTTGTAGCAGTGTTTCTGTCATATATCGTATATCAGTTGTTGATTCGCGGGTCGAGTGCGTCCCGCAGGCCGTCGCCGAGCAGGTTGAACCCCATCACGGTGACGAGGATGGCCAGTCCCGGCCAGAGGCTGAACCACGGGTCGGGTAGCATGTACCCGCGCGACTGGCTCAACATCTGGCCCCACGAGGGCGTCGGTGGCTGTGCCCCGAACCCGAGGAACGAGAGACCAGCGACGATGAGGATGCTGATGCCGACCTGCAGCGTGGCTTGGACGAGCACGGGTGCGAAGCTGTTCGGGATGACGTGGCGCAGGATGATGTTCCGGTCGCGCACCCCCGCGGCTTTGGCCGCCTCGATGTACTCCTCCTCGCGCACACTCACGACCCGCGAACGGATCAGGCGGGCGAAGACGGGTATCGTGGTGATGCCCACGCCGATCATCGCGAAGGTCAGGTCGCGGCCGAACGCGGCCATGAACGCGATGACCAACACGAGGAACGGAATCGCGTACAGCGTCTCCGCGAATCGCATCAGTACGTCGTCGGTCCATCCGCCGTGGTAGCCCGCGACCGCGCCGAGGAGCGTTCCGCAGATGAGCCCGAAGCCGGTCGAGACGATGCCGACCTGCATGG from Haladaptatus sp. R4 encodes:
- a CDS encoding ABC transporter permease, translated to MATGETSTENIRTTQRTEEQESETKVEARVGWRYTVEQVRRDTTARIGLYIIGFILFLAVFAWIDAKLFNYAIVSSFWHNPLNDPTSAKILRPPMGTSNVFGKGLAQYPLGTDHRGRDILVRLVYGSRIAMQVGIVSTGFGLICGTLLGAVAGYHGGWTDDVLMRFAETLYAIPFLVLVIAFMAAFGRDLTFAMIGVGITTIPVFARLIRSRVVSVREEEYIEAAKAAGVRDRNIILRHVIPNSFAPVLVQATLQVGISILIVAGLSFLGFGAQPPTPSWGQMLSQSRGYMLPDPWFSLWPGLAILVTVMGFNLLGDGLRDALDPRINN